TCGCCGCGGTGATCAGTGCCAGAAAGGCATTGGCCCGCATGATGATGATCAGACCGAGAACGGTCGCCATGCCCACAAACAGACAAAGCAAGGAATATTGGTTGGGCGTGATCGCGGATTGAGCGAAGAGAGAGATATCAAACGGAGTCATTCCGGGGATCTCGACTAGCTGGGGCAGGGCAGGGGAGTCATACGAAAAGCTTTCTTTTCTTCAAGAAAGATTTCGTTGAAGATGCCATAACTCTATAGCAAATACAAGTCTTCCCCCACCGATCGACGGTACGATGAGCCAATTGAATCCACTTTTTTGGGGAAACACGCATGTCATCCGGAATTGAGCTGACCGCTAACTGGCTTCGCCGCGCGAAATCGGCCGTTGTGTTCACAGGTGCCGGAATCAGCACCGAAAGTGGCATCCCAGACTTTCGTTCGCCAGGAGGTGTCTGGTCGAAGTATCGCACCGTCTACTTCGACGAGTTCTGTCGTTCCGCCGACGCACGCCATGAATACTGGACGCAAAAGAGCGAAGCCCACGTTGAGTTTGCCGCCGCCAGCCCCAACATCGGCCATCAAACGATCGCCAAGTGGGAAGAGCAAGGACGCATCCGCGGCGTGATCACACAGAACATCGATGGCCTGCATCAGATCGCTGGCAGCCGCGATGTGCTCGAACTGCACGGCACCGCGCGTGAAGTGACCTGCCTGGACTGCAACTGGCGTTCGCCCGTCGATCCACTGGTCGAACAGTTTCGCGCTACCAACGAAGTCCCCCTTTGTCCACAGTGTGGCGACGGACGGCTGAAGCACGCGACGGTCTCGTTCGGACAAGCCTTACCCGAGTTGGTCCTCAACCGCGCGCACCAGTGGTGCCTGGACGCCGACCTGGTAATCACCGTCGGTTCGTCCCTGGTCGTCTACCCAGCCGCAGGCCTGCCCGAAGCAGGCAAACGCAGTGGAGCCAAGCTGGTCATCATCAACCGAGACGAAACGGGCCTCGACACCATCGCCGACATGCTCATCCCCGACAGTTGCGGCGAAGCCCTAGCCGCCATAGACGCAGCGCTATAGCACTCTTGCCCCTCTCCTTAAATAGCAGCCAACAACCTCCCGTCCTCTCGCCCCGCCGGGAAGAGGGCCAGGGTGAAGGGCGAACCAGGGACACGCTTTCAAATTCAAGAGAAGACAACCGCGGATGACGCAGATCTACGCGGATAAGAGCACACAAAAACTATCTTCCAAAAAATCTCCCCCAAACATTTGACATGTATACACATGTTCACATATCTTAGGGAAACCCCTGCGATTCCCCCTC
This genomic stretch from Blastopirellula marina harbors:
- a CDS encoding SIR2 family NAD-dependent protein deacylase gives rise to the protein MSSGIELTANWLRRAKSAVVFTGAGISTESGIPDFRSPGGVWSKYRTVYFDEFCRSADARHEYWTQKSEAHVEFAAASPNIGHQTIAKWEEQGRIRGVITQNIDGLHQIAGSRDVLELHGTAREVTCLDCNWRSPVDPLVEQFRATNEVPLCPQCGDGRLKHATVSFGQALPELVLNRAHQWCLDADLVITVGSSLVVYPAAGLPEAGKRSGAKLVIINRDETGLDTIADMLIPDSCGEALAAIDAAL